A DNA window from Carnobacterium funditum DSM 5970 contains the following coding sequences:
- a CDS encoding NfeD family protein: protein MNILLLSAGFVGLVIVGLTIHYLLGGLLAVGSFAAYFFLNGNGEWFPIVIFVLGIFLLLFEVFIPDFGIAGILGGVLLFGGIYLNYGDAGQSLLELSIAGIISVVLAIILLKKGYSFGNFKKLILEENLTKISGYSSTKDYTDYLGKKGITTTILRPTGKVAFDGKEIEVLSSGEQIEPEVFVEVIKVEGSKIIVRRVS from the coding sequence TTGAATATCTTACTTTTAAGTGCGGGTTTTGTTGGATTAGTCATTGTAGGATTAACCATTCATTATTTATTAGGTGGTTTATTAGCTGTTGGTAGTTTTGCTGCTTATTTCTTTTTAAACGGTAATGGTGAATGGTTTCCTATCGTGATTTTTGTACTAGGAATTTTTTTATTACTCTTCGAAGTCTTTATTCCTGATTTTGGTATAGCTGGAATATTAGGAGGTGTTTTACTTTTTGGAGGTATCTATCTTAACTATGGAGATGCTGGGCAAAGTTTGCTTGAATTAAGTATTGCTGGTATTATTTCCGTGGTTTTAGCTATCATCCTTTTAAAAAAAGGTTATTCTTTTGGGAATTTCAAAAAATTAATTTTAGAGGAGAACTTAACTAAGATTAGTGGGTACTCGAGCACCAAGGATTACACTGATTATTTAGGAAAAAAAGGAATCACTACTACTATATTGAGACCTACTGGTAAAGTAGCCTTTGATGGAAAAGAAATAGAAGTCCTAAGTTCAGGAGAACAAATTGAGCCAGAAGTCTTTGTCGAAGTGATTAAAGTCGAAGGTTCAAAAATAATAGTCAGGAGAGTGTCGTAA
- a CDS encoding ROK family protein gives MADYLGVDVGGTQIKYGLINDEGEIEVVYEKGTPMDSLDSFVEVMGEIYDAYADKIKGMAISMPGIIHSRTGFAVHGGTLEYIKNMNMISLLEERCPTIIHVENDGKAAALGELWKGNFKGVENGVILVLGTGIGGGIISNGKLLKGNHYSAGEVSFIKTNSDRSSDEDYMFGFQTGLRKLFKTISVRCKIPLKEIDGYLVFKYANEGNLEVLACLNEYCRTLAVQIFNLQTILDPEKILISGGISKQSLLLELIKKNVVEVFKEKNTELFYVPLIERSRHGNKANIIGALYNYKKNEELLFE, from the coding sequence ATGGCTGATTATTTAGGGGTAGACGTTGGAGGAACACAAATAAAATATGGGCTAATCAATGATGAAGGTGAAATAGAAGTTGTCTATGAAAAAGGAACGCCGATGGATTCATTGGATAGTTTTGTTGAAGTAATGGGTGAGATTTATGATGCGTATGCAGACAAGATTAAAGGCATGGCAATTAGTATGCCTGGAATTATTCATTCAAGAACGGGTTTTGCTGTTCATGGTGGGACACTCGAGTATATAAAAAACATGAATATGATATCGTTGCTAGAAGAGCGGTGTCCTACAATTATTCATGTTGAAAATGACGGAAAAGCCGCAGCATTAGGAGAATTGTGGAAAGGAAACTTTAAGGGAGTAGAAAATGGGGTAATCCTTGTTTTGGGAACAGGAATCGGTGGGGGAATCATAAGCAATGGAAAATTATTGAAAGGGAACCATTATTCCGCTGGTGAAGTTTCATTTATTAAAACCAATTCGGATAGAAGTTCCGATGAAGATTATATGTTTGGTTTTCAAACAGGATTAAGAAAATTATTTAAAACAATCTCAGTCCGCTGTAAAATCCCATTAAAGGAAATAGACGGTTACCTTGTATTTAAATATGCAAATGAAGGCAATCTTGAAGTGTTAGCTTGTTTAAATGAATATTGTCGTACATTGGCTGTTCAGATTTTTAACCTGCAAACTATTTTAGATCCTGAAAAAATTCTAATTAGTGGTGGTATTAGTAAACAGTCTTTACTACTTGAACTGATTAAAAAAAACGTAGTAGAAGTATTTAAAGAAAAAAATACTGAGTTATTTTATGTTCCACTTATTGAAAGAAGTCGGCATGGAAATAAGGCCAACATTATTGGAGCTTTATACAATTATAAAAAAAATGAAGAACTTTTATTTGAATAA
- a CDS encoding cob(I)yrinic acid a,c-diamide adenosyltransferase: protein MQVYTKRGDYGNTNIIGGRTVKKDALRVEAYGTIDEANSLIGYIVSQMNEQDVTLKNELIQIQHYLFDCGTDLATPHGKNSYKLTKESITWIEARIDCYAPIPPAIESFVLPGGQPVASLLHIARTVVRRAERRMVSFASEEETNPHAGIFINRLSDYLFVLARLVNHQNKVAEPLYERGGKVFHTSLKKDDSH from the coding sequence ATGCAAGTTTATACTAAAAGAGGAGATTATGGAAACACGAACATAATCGGTGGACGAACTGTAAAAAAGGATGCACTAAGAGTTGAGGCCTATGGAACAATTGATGAAGCAAATTCATTAATTGGATATATAGTAAGTCAAATGAATGAGCAAGACGTTACATTAAAAAATGAATTAATACAAATCCAACATTATTTGTTTGACTGCGGAACTGATTTAGCAACTCCTCATGGAAAAAATTCCTATAAGTTGACAAAAGAAAGTATCACTTGGATTGAAGCTAGGATAGATTGTTATGCGCCTATTCCACCAGCTATTGAGTCATTCGTTTTACCAGGGGGGCAACCTGTGGCTAGCTTATTGCATATCGCTCGAACGGTTGTCAGAAGAGCAGAAAGAAGAATGGTTAGTTTTGCTTCAGAAGAAGAAACCAACCCGCATGCAGGAATTTTTATCAATCGATTATCAGACTATCTTTTCGTACTTGCTCGTTTGGTCAATCATCAAAATAAGGTAGCGGAACCTCTATATGAGCGTGGTGGGAAAGTATTTCATACCTCTTTAAAAAAAGATGATAGCCATTAA
- a CDS encoding ECF transporter S component has protein sequence MTLLAMLTTLCYVSRLVFQFLPNVQPVTVILIILTLTLGVADALIVATLSILISNINLGMGVWTIAQIVSFALIIISTGLLIKPLFKKAPFSVMVLYAILTGYIYGFLVSLIQAPFFGIQNFWVYYLSGLPFDTLHALGNGGFYLILAPILFPLLNKSIEKYFMK, from the coding sequence ATGACCTTGTTAGCTATGTTGACAACACTTTGTTATGTTAGCCGTTTAGTATTTCAATTTTTACCTAACGTCCAACCGGTAACGGTTATTTTAATCATTTTAACACTCACTCTTGGAGTAGCCGATGCTTTAATTGTCGCGACTTTATCTATTCTGATTTCCAATATTAACTTAGGAATGGGAGTCTGGACAATCGCACAGATTGTTTCGTTTGCACTAATAATTATTAGTACAGGCCTATTAATAAAGCCACTTTTCAAAAAGGCGCCTTTTTCTGTAATGGTTCTATATGCCATATTAACTGGCTATATCTATGGTTTTTTGGTATCGCTAATCCAAGCACCTTTTTTCGGTATTCAAAATTTTTGGGTCTATTATCTTTCTGGACTACCTTTTGATACATTGCATGCTCTTGGAAATGGTGGTTTTTATTTAATATTAGCACCAATATTATTCCCTCTATTGAATAAATCAATTGAAAAATATTTTATGAAATAA
- a CDS encoding SMR family transporter: MFNNLLPLGVFYAIWTGIGTIGGTIVGILFYGESKNRKRFLFMGMIVVAVVGLKLSA, encoded by the coding sequence ATGTTCAATAACTTATTACCATTAGGCGTTTTTTATGCAATCTGGACAGGAATAGGTACAATTGGAGGAACAATTGTTGGTATTTTATTTTATGGAGAGTCAAAAAACAGAAAACGATTTTTATTTATGGGTATGATTGTAGTAGCGGTTGTAGGATTGAAATTAAGTGCTTGA
- a CDS encoding DUF4430 domain-containing protein, producing MKLKIKLGFIFITLLALTACADTNQTAVNESSALVPSEVEVAATKTISTSIVLQEEEKVLSNSSKELKVEEGQNLLEVMEENYEIIAKDGFISAIEGYEQNKKEGKYWLYTINGEQATVGASDYIVEDQDIIVWNLDGM from the coding sequence ATGAAATTAAAAATAAAATTAGGATTTATATTTATCACCTTACTAGCATTAACAGCCTGTGCAGATACAAATCAAACAGCTGTAAATGAAAGTTCTGCACTAGTTCCAAGTGAGGTTGAAGTCGCAGCGACTAAAACAATTTCAACTTCTATTGTCTTACAAGAAGAAGAAAAAGTTTTGTCAAATAGTTCAAAAGAATTAAAAGTTGAAGAAGGTCAAAATCTATTAGAGGTTATGGAAGAAAATTATGAGATTATAGCTAAAGATGGCTTTATTTCCGCTATTGAAGGGTATGAACAGAACAAAAAAGAAGGGAAATATTGGTTGTATACGATTAATGGAGAACAAGCTACAGTAGGTGCTAGCGATTATATAGTAGAAGATCAAGATATCATTGTGTGGAATTTAGATGGCATGTAA
- the floA gene encoding flotillin-like protein FloA (flotillin-like protein involved in membrane lipid rafts) produces MIAIIVIIILSMFFRFVPVGLWVTAYFSGVKVSIGTLVGMRLRRVAPQNIIRPLIKATKAGLDININELEAHYLAGGDINQVIDALIAAQRANINLVFKQAAAIDLAGRNVFEAVQVSVNPKVIETPVIAAMAMNGIEVKARAKVTVRANIERLVGGAGEETIIARVGEGIVTTVGSAEKHTDVLENPDSISKMILKKGLDSGTAFEILSIDIADIDVGRNIGASLQMEQAEADKNIAQAKAEERRSMAIAQEQEMIAEVQKMRARVVEAEAEVPLAMAEALKSGNLGVMDYYNMKNIAADTSMRDSISELGESERDE; encoded by the coding sequence ATGATCGCGATCATCGTTATCATCATTTTGAGCATGTTTTTCCGTTTTGTACCAGTAGGATTATGGGTAACGGCTTACTTCTCAGGAGTTAAAGTTTCAATTGGTACATTAGTTGGTATGCGTTTAAGAAGAGTAGCTCCTCAAAATATTATTCGTCCATTAATAAAAGCTACAAAAGCTGGCTTGGATATTAATATCAATGAATTAGAAGCTCACTATTTAGCAGGCGGAGATATCAATCAAGTTATTGATGCTTTAATCGCTGCACAACGTGCCAACATTAATTTAGTTTTCAAACAAGCTGCTGCTATTGATTTAGCTGGTCGTAATGTGTTTGAAGCGGTTCAAGTTAGTGTTAATCCTAAAGTCATTGAAACACCTGTCATTGCTGCTATGGCAATGAATGGGATTGAAGTTAAAGCTCGTGCTAAAGTTACTGTACGTGCGAACATTGAACGTTTGGTTGGTGGTGCTGGCGAAGAGACTATCATTGCTCGTGTTGGTGAAGGTATCGTAACTACTGTTGGTAGTGCAGAAAAACACACCGATGTTTTAGAAAATCCAGACTCTATTTCAAAAATGATTCTAAAAAAAGGCTTAGATTCTGGTACTGCTTTTGAAATTCTTTCAATTGATATTGCAGATATTGACGTTGGTCGTAACATCGGTGCCAGCTTACAAATGGAACAAGCTGAAGCTGACAAAAATATTGCTCAAGCAAAAGCTGAAGAAAGACGTTCAATGGCTATCGCTCAAGAACAAGAAATGATAGCAGAAGTTCAAAAAATGCGCGCTCGCGTAGTAGAAGCTGAAGCTGAAGTTCCTTTAGCAATGGCAGAGGCATTAAAATCAGGTAATTTAGGTGTGATGGATTATTACAATATGAAAAATATTGCTGCTGATACCTCAATGAGAGATTCTATTTCTGAGTTAGGCGAAAGTGAACGTGATGAATAA
- the glgB gene encoding 1,4-alpha-glucan branching protein GlgB, producing MSVRFTYHSFVQKGVRQLVKQVNKESNLELLEKEMYFFNTGQHFDSYLALGCSCEIYEGTEGFRFTVWAPHAKKVSLVGDFCSWTDGIEMERVAETGTWTVFTPVAQEGQCYKYLIEQANGKIKLKIDPYAYAFEVRPKDASVVKDLPQKKWKDSLWMANKKRYNNTTRPMNIYEVHLSSWKCHADGSWYSLVELQEELIPYAKEMGYTHIEFMPLMEHPLDASWGYQLTGYYAVSSKYGTMEEFQNFVEAAHQAHLGVIMDWVPGHFNRNDYGMAYFDGTAQFEYTDTNKAQNFRWGTMNFDLGKAQLHSFLISNALFWLEQFHLDGLRVDAVSSMLYLDYDEGPWTPNEDGSNHNREGVDFIKKLNTTILHRHPQTLMIAEESTAWSNVTSPVDQGGLGFNYKWNMGWMNDTLKFFELEPHQRKYHFNLITFSFMYAFNEQFILPFSHDEVVHGKKSLMHKMPGDRYNQFAGLRVMEVYKMTHPGKKLDFMGNEFGQFLEWRVHSELEWTSLEDEMNKKHQYFTKTINELYKKERALWEIDHDSSGIEILDADNAEQSILTFIRKGQKTRDFLIVLCNFMPIERPRFKVGVPYEGTYEELLNTEMIEFGGVWTKNQGPLKTVNESFNRQQNHVELILPAMSVVILRPKRIKGVPKAN from the coding sequence ATGAGTGTAAGGTTTACTTATCATTCTTTTGTACAGAAAGGAGTCCGACAATTGGTTAAACAAGTGAATAAAGAATCAAATCTAGAATTATTAGAAAAGGAAATGTATTTTTTCAATACAGGCCAACATTTTGATAGCTACTTGGCGTTAGGTTGTTCTTGTGAAATTTACGAGGGAACTGAAGGTTTTCGATTTACTGTATGGGCACCTCATGCAAAAAAAGTTTCTCTGGTAGGAGATTTTTGTAGTTGGACTGATGGAATAGAAATGGAAAGAGTAGCCGAGACCGGTACGTGGACAGTTTTTACACCTGTTGCACAAGAAGGACAGTGTTATAAATATTTAATCGAACAAGCAAATGGAAAAATAAAATTAAAAATTGATCCTTATGCTTATGCGTTTGAAGTGCGTCCTAAAGACGCGTCAGTAGTAAAGGATTTGCCACAAAAGAAATGGAAAGATAGTTTATGGATGGCCAATAAAAAAAGATACAACAACACAACACGTCCGATGAACATCTACGAAGTTCATCTAAGTTCGTGGAAATGTCATGCCGATGGTTCGTGGTATAGCTTAGTAGAATTACAAGAAGAACTTATCCCATATGCAAAAGAAATGGGGTACACACATATAGAATTCATGCCGTTAATGGAACACCCTCTTGATGCTTCATGGGGCTATCAATTAACTGGGTATTACGCTGTTTCATCTAAATATGGAACGATGGAAGAATTTCAAAACTTTGTAGAAGCAGCTCATCAAGCACATTTAGGCGTCATTATGGATTGGGTTCCGGGTCATTTTAACCGCAATGATTATGGAATGGCTTATTTTGATGGGACGGCTCAATTTGAATACACAGATACAAATAAAGCTCAAAACTTTAGATGGGGAACCATGAATTTTGACCTTGGAAAAGCGCAACTACACAGTTTCCTAATTTCTAATGCTTTATTCTGGCTCGAACAATTTCATTTAGACGGATTACGAGTAGATGCCGTTTCAAGTATGTTGTACTTAGACTATGATGAAGGCCCTTGGACACCTAATGAAGATGGAAGCAACCACAATCGTGAAGGTGTGGACTTTATAAAAAAACTAAATACGACTATTTTACATCGCCACCCTCAAACACTGATGATCGCCGAAGAAAGTACAGCGTGGTCTAATGTAACTAGCCCTGTCGATCAAGGCGGATTAGGTTTTAATTACAAGTGGAACATGGGATGGATGAACGACACCTTAAAATTCTTCGAATTAGAACCACATCAAAGGAAATATCACTTCAACTTAATCACTTTTTCATTTATGTACGCTTTCAATGAACAATTTATTTTGCCTTTTTCTCATGATGAAGTTGTCCATGGAAAGAAATCACTGATGCATAAAATGCCAGGGGATCGCTACAATCAATTTGCCGGTTTACGAGTGATGGAAGTTTATAAGATGACTCATCCAGGTAAAAAATTAGATTTTATGGGAAATGAATTTGGCCAATTTTTAGAATGGCGTGTTCATTCTGAATTAGAATGGACGAGCCTAGAAGATGAGATGAACAAAAAACACCAGTATTTTACAAAAACGATCAATGAATTGTATAAAAAAGAACGAGCTTTATGGGAAATTGACCATGACTCATCAGGTATTGAAATTCTAGATGCTGATAATGCAGAGCAAAGTATTTTGACCTTTATCAGAAAAGGCCAAAAAACACGTGACTTCTTAATTGTACTTTGCAACTTTATGCCGATTGAGCGGCCCAGATTTAAAGTAGGGGTTCCTTATGAAGGAACGTACGAAGAGCTATTGAATACAGAAATGATTGAATTTGGAGGTGTATGGACAAAGAATCAAGGTCCTCTAAAAACAGTCAATGAGTCTTTTAACCGACAACAGAATCATGTTGAACTAATTCTTCCAGCTATGAGTGTAGTAATTCTAAGACCTAAAAGAATAAAAGGAGTTCCAAAAGCTAATTAG
- a CDS encoding glucose-1-phosphate adenylyltransferase has protein sequence MSKIETLAMILAGGQGSRLGKLTKEIAKPAVPFGGKYRIIDFALSNCVNSGIKNVGVVTQYQPRELNKHVGNGASWGLNIHNGGATILQPYASVDGEKWFKGTANAIYQNISFIDQHNPDYVLVLSGDHIYKMDYQEMLDFHKLKKAALTVGVIPVPIEEAPRFGIMNTDQTGRIIEFEEKPKEPKSNLASMGVYIFDWALLKKYLVEDQAKRRELEDFGKDVIPAYLGNGENIFAYAFTDYWKDVGTIESLWEANMEFLDPTHALNIRNSDWRIYSQNPSAPPQFLTETSKVTDAMIVDGCYIAGEITHSILSHHVKVGKGSIVENSIVMSGVTIGENVVIKYAIVGDNAQIHDGAYLVGKEKEIMVIGYNEEIGGLKDEEA, from the coding sequence ATGAGTAAAATTGAAACATTAGCGATGATTTTAGCAGGTGGGCAAGGTTCGCGTTTAGGAAAATTAACGAAAGAAATAGCCAAACCGGCAGTACCTTTTGGTGGAAAATATCGGATTATTGATTTTGCTTTAAGTAATTGTGTTAACTCAGGTATAAAAAATGTTGGGGTAGTTACACAATATCAACCCAGAGAGTTAAATAAACATGTAGGAAATGGTGCATCGTGGGGGTTAAATATTCATAATGGTGGAGCGACGATACTCCAACCTTATGCCAGTGTCGACGGTGAAAAATGGTTTAAAGGAACCGCTAATGCGATTTATCAAAATATTAGTTTCATTGACCAACACAATCCTGATTATGTCTTAGTTCTTTCAGGAGACCATATTTATAAAATGGATTATCAAGAAATGCTGGACTTCCATAAACTAAAAAAAGCGGCTTTGACCGTTGGGGTAATACCTGTTCCTATTGAAGAAGCACCTCGCTTTGGGATTATGAATACGGATCAAACAGGTCGGATTATTGAGTTTGAAGAAAAACCAAAAGAACCAAAAAGTAATTTAGCTTCAATGGGTGTTTATATATTCGATTGGGCTTTATTGAAGAAATACCTCGTTGAAGATCAAGCAAAAAGAAGAGAATTAGAAGATTTTGGCAAAGACGTTATCCCAGCTTATTTAGGGAACGGTGAAAACATTTTTGCTTATGCCTTTACAGATTACTGGAAAGACGTTGGAACAATTGAAAGTCTATGGGAAGCTAATATGGAATTTCTAGATCCGACACATGCATTGAATATTCGAAATTCAGATTGGCGCATTTATTCTCAAAATCCATCAGCCCCACCTCAATTCCTGACAGAAACGTCAAAAGTAACGGATGCGATGATTGTTGATGGCTGTTATATAGCAGGAGAAATCACACATTCTATTTTGTCACATCATGTTAAAGTAGGAAAAGGATCGATTGTAGAAAATAGTATTGTTATGTCGGGTGTCACAATTGGAGAGAATGTTGTCATTAAATATGCCATTGTTGGAGATAACGCTCAAATACATGATGGAGCTTATCTTGTTGGAAAAGAAAAAGAAATTATGGTTATCGGGTATAACGAAGAGATAGGAGGACTAAAAGATGAAGAAGCATAA